One window of the Trifolium pratense cultivar HEN17-A07 linkage group LG2, ARS_RC_1.1, whole genome shotgun sequence genome contains the following:
- the LOC123908910 gene encoding subtilisin-like protease, with amino-acid sequence MIKTNHTMKLALVVGLIFILCSINQITSVLAAAEVNQEHDQNLMTYIVHVKKSDNVASFQSEDFHNWYHSFLPQTFPHKERMVFTYRNVASGFAVKLTPEEAKSLQEKGEVVSARPERTLSLHTTHTPTFLGLKQGQGLWSDDNLGKGVIIGLIDTGIYPFHPSFNDEGMPPPPAKWKGHCEFTGGTTCNNKLIGARNLDKSAIQEPPFETLIFHGTHTAAEAAGRFIEDASVFGNAKGVAAGMAPNAHIAMYKVCASGTRECYESSILAAMDIAIEDGVDVLSLSLGLDSNVPFFEDPIAIGAFAATQKGVFVSCSAANSGPEYSTLANEAPWILTVGASTIDRKIVASAKIGNGDEFEGETLFQPKDFPQQLLPLVYAGSNGISSQNQNQSFCLPDSLKNIDVRGKVVLCDIGGGVSSVVKGQEVLNSGGVAMILANSEATGFSTFAIAHVLPAVDVSYAAGLIIKDYINSTYNPTATVLFKGTVIGDSLAPSVVSFSSRGPSQESPGILKPDIIGPGVNILAAWAISVDNELPPYNIVSGTSMSCPHLSGIAALIKSSHPDWSPAAIKSAIMTTANTLNLGGTPITDQRLLPADVFATGAGHVNPVKANDPGLVYDIQPEDYVPYLCGLGYSDKEIGVIVQWKVKCSDVKSIPEAQLNYPSFSILLGSESQFYTRTLTNVGPVNATYRVELEVPLALGMSVNPSVITFSEINEKISYSVDFLPQVKENRGNHTFAQGSLTWISDKHAVRIPISVIFK; translated from the coding sequence ATGATAAAAACCAACCACACAATGAAGCTTGCATTGGTTGTTGGTCTCATTTTCATTCTCTGCAGCATCAACCAAATTACATCAGTACTTGCTGCTGCAGAGGTGAATCAAGAACATGATCAAAATTTAATGACATACATTGTTCATGTCAAAAAATCAGATAATGTTGCTTCTTTTCAATCCGAAGATTTCCATAACTGGTACCATTCATTTCTCCCACAAACTTTTCCTCACAAAGAGAGAATGGTTTTCACTTACCGCAACGTAGCCTCTGGATTCGCCGTGAAGCTTACACCAGAAGAAGCCAAATCTCTTCAAGAAAAAGGTGAAGTTGTGTCAGCAAGACCTGAAAGAACACTTTCATTACACACAACTCATACTCCAACTTTCTTAGGGTTAAAACAAGGACAAGGATTGTGGAGCGATGATAACCTCGGAAAAGGCGTAATAATTGGACTCATAGACACCGGAATATACCCTTTTCATCCATCATTCAACGACGAAGGAATGCCGCCGCCACCCGCAAAATGGAAAGGCCACTGTGAATTCACTGGTGGCACAACATGCAACAATAAGCTCATAGGTGCAAGAAATCTAGACAAAAGCGCAATTCAAGAGCCTCCATTTGAAACCTTAATATTCCATGGAACACACACTGCTGCAGAGGCAGCAGGAAGATTCATAGAAGATGCAAGTGTTTTCGGTAATGCTAAAGGTGTAGCAGCTGGTATGGCACCTAATGCTCACATAGCAATGTACAAAGTTTGTGCTAGTGGCACTCGAGAATGCTACGAAAGTTCTATCTTAGCTGCAATGGATATAGCTATTGAAGATGGTGTAGATGTCCTTTCACTCTCTCTTGGTTTGGATTCTAATGTTCCATTTTTTGAAGACCCTATTGCAATTGGTGCATTTGCTGCTACACAAAAAGGAGTTTTTGTTAGTTGTTCTGCTGCAAACTCCGGCCCTGAATACAGCACTCTCGCAAATGAAGCTCCTTGGATACTCACAGTAGGTGCAAGCACAATTGATCGAAAAATTGTAGCATCAGCTAAAATAGGAAATGGAGATGAATTTGAAGGTGAAACATTATTCCAACCCAAAGACTTTCCTCAACAATTATTGCCACTTGTGTATGCAGGTTCAAATGGTATTTCAAGCCAGAACCAGAATCAGTCCTTCTGTCTTCCAGATTCCTTAAAGAACATTGATGTAAGAGGCAAAGTAGTGTTGTGTGATATAGGTGGAGGTGTTTCAAGTGTTGTCAAAGGACAAGAAGTTCTAAATTCAGGCGGTGTGGCCATGATCCTTGCAAACTCAGAAGCTACTGGATTCAGTACATTTGCTATCGCGCATGTTCTGCCGGCTGTTGATGTGAGTTATGCAGCTGGTTTAATAATCAAAGATTACATAAACTCAACCTACAATCCAACCGCAACAGTACTATTCAAAGGAACCGTAATCGGTGATTCACTTGCTCCTTCTgttgtttcattttcttcaagAGGACCAAGTCAAGAAAGTCCTGGAATTCTAAAACCAGACATCATAGGACCAGGTGTCAACATTCTAGCTGCTTGGGCTATTTCTGTAGACAACGAACTCCCACCTTATAACATTGTTTCCGGTACTTCAATGTCTTGTCCTCATCTTAGTGGTATTGCTGCATTGATTAAAAGCTCTCACCCTGATTGGTCACCGGCCGCTATAAAATCGGCAATCATGACAACTGCTAATACTCTCAACCTCGGCGGTACTCCTATAACGGATCAAAGACTTTTACCTGCTGATGTTTTCGCTACTGGTGCAGGACATGTTAATCCTGTTAAAGCTAATGATCCTGGTCTTGTTTATGATATTCAACCGGAAGATTATGTTCCTTATTTGTGTGGTTTGGGTTATTCTGATAAAGAGATTGGAGTTATTGTTCAGTGGAAAGTGAAGTGTTCTGATGTGAAAAGTATACCAGAAGCACAACTGAACTATCCGTCTTTTTCGATTCTGTTGGGGTCTGAGTCACAGTTTTATACAAGAACTTTGACTAATGTTGGACCAGTGAATGCTACTTATAGAGTTGAACTGGAAGTGCCTTTGGCTTTAGGTATGAGTGTTAATCCTAGTGTGATAACATTTAGTGAGATTAATGAGAAGATTAGTTACTCGGTCGATTTTTTACCGCAAGTCAAAGAAAATCGAGGTAACCATACTTTTGCTCAGGGTTCTCTCACTTGGATATCTGATAAACATGCTGTCAGGATCCCCATATCTGTGATTTTCAAGTGA
- the LOC123904707 gene encoding subtilisin-like protease: MAILLFCFLLKITSNSFCIIVKTNYTMKLAFLVGLIFILCSINQSTSVLAAEVNQEHDDQNLMTYIVHVKKSENAASFQSEDFHNWYHSFLPQTFAHKQRMVFTYRNVASGFAVKLTPEEAKSLQEKGEIVSARPERTLSLHTTHTPTFLGLKQGQGLWSDDNLGKGVIIGVIDTGIYPFHPSFNDEGMPPPPAKWKGHCEFTGEATCNNKLIGARNLVKSAIQEPPFENFFHGTHTAAEAAGRFVEDASVFGNAKGVAAGMAPNAHLAMYKVCNDKIGCTESAILAAMDIAIEDGVDVLSLSLGLGSLSFFEDPIAIGAFAATQKGVFVSCSAANSGPEYSTLSNEAPWILTVGASTIDRKIAASAKLGNGDEFYGETLFQPKDFSQQLLPLVYAGSNGNSNQNQNQSFCLPGSLKNIDVSGKVVVCDIGGGVPAVVKGQEVLNSGGVAMIVANSEAIGFSTFAIPHVLPAVEVSYAAGLIIKGYINSTYNPTATVLFKGTVIGDSLAPTVVSFSSRGPSQESPGILKPDIIGPGVNILAAWAISVDNELPPYNIVSGTSMSCPHLSGIAALIKSSHPDWSPAAIKSAIMTTANTVNLGGTPIVDQRLLPADVFATGAGHVNPVKANDPGLVYDIQPEDYVPYLCGLGYSDREIEVIVQWKVKCSDVKSIPEAQLNYPSFSILLGSESQFYTRTLTNVGPVNATYRVELDVPLALGMSVNPSEITFSEINEKVSYSVDFIPQVKVNRGNNTFAQGSLTWVSDKHAVRVPISVIFK; this comes from the exons aTGGCCATTTTGCtattttgttttctatt GAAAATCACAAGCAATTCTTTCTGTATCATTGTAAAAACCAATTACACAATGAAGCTTGCATTTCTTGTTGGTCTCATTTTCATTCTCTGCAGCATCAACCAAAGTACATCAGTACTTGCTGCAGAGGTGAATCAAGAACATGATGATCAGAACTTAATGACATACATTGTTCATGtcaaaaaatcagaaaatgcTGCTTCTTTTCAATCAGAAGATTTTCATAACTGGTACCATTCATTTCTCCCACAAACTTTTGCTCACAAACAGAGAATGGTTTTCACTTACCGCAACGTAGCCTCTGGATTCGCCGTGAAGCTCACACCAGAAGAAGCCAAGTCTCTTCAAGAAAAAGGTGAAATTGTGTCAGCAAGACCTGAAAGAACACTTTCACTGCACACAACTCATACTCCAACTTTCTTGGGGTTAAAGCAAGGACAAGGATTGTGGAGCGACGATAACCTTGGAAAAGGTGTTATTATTGGAGTCATAGACACAGGAATATACCCTTTTCATCCATCATTCAACGACGAAGGAATGCCACCACCACCTGCAAAATGGAAAGGACATTGCGAATTCACCGGAGAAGCAACATGCAACAATAAGCTCATAGGTGcaagaaatttagttaaaagTGCAATTCAAGAGCCTCCATTTGAAAATTTCTTCCATGGAACACACACTGCTGCGGAGGCTGCAGGAAGATTCGTAGAAGATGCAAGTGTTTTTGGAAATGCTAAAGGTGTAGCAGCTGGTATGGCACCTAATGCTCACTTAGCAATGTACAAAGTTTGTAATGACAAAATTGGATGCACTGAAAGTGCTATTTTAGCTGCAATGGATATAGCTATTGAAGATGGTGTAGATGTTCTTTCACTCTCTCTTGGTTTAGGTTCTCTTTCATTTTTTGAAGACCCTATTGCAATTGGTGCTTTTGCTGCTACACAAAAAGGAGTTTTTGTTAGTTGTTCTGCTGCAAACTCCGGCCCCGAATACAGTACTCTGTCAAATGAAGCTCCTTGGATCCTCACAGTTGGTGCTAGCACAATTGACAGAAAAATTGCAGCATCAGCAAAGCTAGGAAATGGAGATGAATTTTATGGTGAAACATTGTTCCAACCCAAAGACTTTTCTCAACAATTGTTGCCACTTGTTTATGCAGGTTCAAATGGAAATTCAAACCAGAACCAGAATCAGTCTTTCTGTCTTCCAGGTTCCTTAAAGAACATTGATGTAAGTGGTAAAGTAGTGGTGTGTGATATAGGTGGAGGTGTTCCAGCTGTTGTCAAAGGACAAGAAGTTCTAAATTCTGGCGGTGTGGCAATGATCGTTGCAAACTCAGAAGCTATTGGATTCAGCACTTTCGCTATTCCTCATGTTCTTCCAGCTGTTGAAGTGAGTTATGCAGCTGGTTTAATAATCAAAGGTTACATTAACTCAACCTACAATCCAACAGCAACAGTACTATTCAAAGGAACGGTAATCGGTGATTCGCTTGCTCCAACTgttgtttcattttcttctaGAGGACCAAGTCAAGAAAGTCCTGGAATTCTAAAACCAGACATTATTGGACCAGGTGTCAACATTCTAGCTGCTTGGGCTATTTCTGTCGACAACGAACTCCCACCTTATAACATTGTTTCTGGTACTTCAATGTCTTGTCCTCACCTAAGTGGTATTGCTGCATTGATCAAAAGTTCTCACCCTGATTGGTCACCTGCCGCAATAAAATCAGCAATCATGACAACTGCTAATACTGTCAACCTCGGCGGGACTCCTATAGTGGATCAAAGACTTTTACCTGCTGATGTTTTCGCTACTGGTGCAGGACATGTTAATCCTGTTAAAGCAAATGATCCTGGTCTTGTGTATGATATTCAACCGGAAGATTATGTTCCTTATTTGTGTGGTTTGGGTTATTCTGACAGAGAGATTGAAGTTATTGTTCAGTGGAAAGTCAAGTGTTCTGATGTGAAAAGTATACCAGAAGCACAACTGAACTATCCGTCTTTTTCGATTCTGTTAGGGTCTGAATCACAGTTTTATACAAGAACTTTGACTAATGTTGGACCAGTAAATGCTACTTATAGAGTTGAACTTGATGTGCCTTTGGCTTTGGGCATGAGTGTTAATCCTAGTGAAATAACATTTAGTGAGATTAATGAGAAGGTTAGCTACTCGGTCGATTTTATACCACAAGTTAAGGTAAATAGAGGTAACAATACTTTTGCTCAAGGGTCTCTCACTTGGGTGTCTGATAAACATGCTGTTAGGGTACCTATTTCTGTGATTTTCAAGTGA
- the LOC123904708 gene encoding subtilisin-like protease 1 translates to MTLTKMELTPKLLILGFILPSLQSKESLHGWYHSLLPDTTKRVIFSYQNIVDGFAVKLTTEEAKALEKKEEVLSTRPEKIFSLHTTHTPSFLGLRQNQELWQNSNLGKGIIIGVLDTGIYPLHPSFSDEGMPSPPAKWKGRCEFTGEATCNNKLIGARNLVKSAIKEPPFENFFHGTHTAAKVAGRFVEDASVFGNAKGVAAVMATNAHIAMYKVCASGTWECYESSILAAMDIAIEDGVDVLSLSLSLDSSVSFFEDPIAIGAFAATQKVVFVSCSAANSGPEYSTPSATWIFTMGASTIVVTVFSVLMIQRWMFLFKVYRYNIRKIIERGEDFI, encoded by the exons ATGACCTTAACCAAGATGGAACTAACTCCAAAACTATTGATTCTTGGTTTCATTCTT CCTTCTCTTCAATCTAAGGAGAGTTTGCATGGTTGGTATCATTCACTCTTGCCAGATACTACCAAGCGCGTTATTTTCTCATACCAAAAcatagttgatggatttgcggTTAAATTGACCACGGAAGAAGCCAAGGCTTTAGAAAAGAAGGAGGAGGTTCTGTCAACTCGACCGGAGAAAATCTTTTCATTACACACAACTCATACTCCGAGTTTCTTGGGGTTGCGACAGAATCAAGAATTGTGGCAAAATTCCAATCTCGGTAAAGGGATCATAATTGGAGTCCTGGACACAGGAATATACCCTTTGCATCCTTCTTTTTCTGACGAAGGAATGCCGTCTCCACCTGCAAAATGGAAAGGACGTTGCGAATTCACCGGAGAAGCAACATGCAACAATAAGCTCATAGGTGCAAGAAATTTagtcaaaagtgcaattaaagAGCCTCCATTTGAAAATTTCTTCCATGGAACACACACAGCTGCAAAGGTTGCAGGGAGATTCGTAGAAGATGCAAGTGTTTTTGGAAATGCTAAAGGTGTAGCAGCTGTTATGGCAACTAATGCTCACATAGCAATGTACAAAGTTTGTGCTAGTGGCACTTGGGAATGCTACGAAAGTTCTATCTTAGCTGCAATGGATATAGCTATTGAAGATGGTGTAGATGTTCTTTCACTCTCTCTTAGTTTGGATTCTTCTGTTTCATTTTTTGAAGACCCAATTGCAATTGGTGCATTTGCTGCTACACAAAAAGTAGTTTTTGTTAGTTGTTCTGCTGCAAACTCCGGCCCTGAATACAGCACTCCCTCAGCTACTTGGATCTTCACAATGGGTGCAAGCACAATTGTTGTTACTGTGTTTTCGGTTCTTATGATACAGAGATGGATGTTTTTGTTCAAAGTATACAGGTACAATATCAGAAAAATTATTGAGAGGGGCGAAGACTTTATTTGA
- the LOC123909138 gene encoding subtilisin-like protease 3, producing the protein MELTPTLLILGFILVLSFYSTSAHNKYQEFIAANEHLEDDSSLLTYIVHVNKPSLQSKESLDGWYHSLLPDTTKTQTQQRVIFSYQNIIDGFAVKLTAEEAKALEEKEEVLSTRPEKIFSLHTTHTPSFLGLQQNQELWQNSNLGKGIIIGVLDTGIYPLHPSFSDEGMSSPPAKWNGHCEFTGKRICNNKLIGARNFVNSSLPFDDVGHGTHTSSTAAGRSVQGANVFGNANGTATGMAPGAHLAMYKVCSIYGCAESAILAGMDAAVDDGVDVLSLSLGGPAKPLFEDAIALGTFSAIQKGIFVSCSAANSGPAYGTLSNEAPWILTVGASTIDRKIEAIAKLGNGKEYLGESVFQPKDFASTLLPLVYAGSLNTSDDSIAFCDPFSMKNVDVKGKVVLCEQGGFVRRVVKGQAVKDAGGAAMILVNSELEAFNPIADVHVLPAVHVSYSAGLSIKDYINSTSTPIATIIFKGTVIGNPLAPQVASFSSRGPSKSSPGILKPDIIGPGLNIIAAWPISLDNSTISPFNIISGTSMSCPHLSGIAALLKNSHPDWSPAAIKSAIMTTANTLNLHEKPILDQRLKPADLFAVGAGHVNPLKANDPGLVYDIEANDYVPYLCGLNYTDIQVGVILQQKVKCSEVKSIPQAQLNYPSFSIILGSSSQFYTRTLTNVGPVNYTYNVVIDAPLAVGISVGPSEITFTEVKQKVTYFVDFVPEDNKIRGDNMIAQGSIKWVSGKYSVSIPISVIFV; encoded by the exons ATGGAACTAACTCCAACACTATTGATTCTTGGTTTCATTCTTGTGCTAAGTTTCTATTCAACTTCAGCACATAATAAATACCAAGAATTCATAGCAGCAAATGAACACCTTGAAGATGATAGTAGCTTATTGACTTACATTGTTCATGTCAACAAGCCTTCTCTTCAATCTAAGGAGAGTTTGGATGGTTGGTATCATTCACTCTTGCCAGATACTACCAAAACTCAAACCCAACAGCGCGTTATTTTCTCATACCAAAACATAATCGATGGATTTGCGGTTAAATTGACCGCGGAAGAAGCCAAGGCTCTAGAAGAGAAGGAGGAGGTTCTGTCAACTCGACCGGAGAAAATCTTTTCATTGCACACAACTCATACTCCGAGCTTCTTGGGGTTGCAGCAGAATCAAGAATTGTGGCAGAATTCTAATCTCGGTAAAGGGATCATAATTGGAGTCCTGGACACAGGAATATACCCTTTGCATCCTTCTTTTTCTGACGAAGGAATGTCATCTCCGCCTGCAAAATGGAATGGTCATTGTGAGTTCACAGGGAAGAGGATTTGTAATAATAAGCTCATTGGAGCAAGGAACTTTGTGAATTCATCCCTCCCGTTCGATGATGTTGGCCATGGAACTCACACGTCTAGCACAGCCGCCGGAAGGTCTGTGCAAGGTGCCAATGTCTTTGGAAATGCTAATGGTACAGCAACTGGCATGGCACCAGGTGCACACTTGGCAATGTACAAAGTATGCAGCATCTACGGTTGTGCTGAAAGTGCAATATTAGCTGGAATGGATGCTGCAGTTGATGATGGTGTTGATGTACTTTCTCTCTCCCTTGGAGGACCCGCCAAACCTTTATTTGAAGACGCAATTGCACTCGGCACATTTAGTGCGATACAAAAGGGAATTTTTGTTAGTTGTTCAGCTGCAAATTCAGGTCCTGCTTATGGTACATTATCTAATGAAGCACCGTGGATTCTAACTGTTGGTGCTAGCACAATTGACAGAAAAATAGAGGCAATAGCTAAGCTCGGAAACGGGAAGGAATATCTCGGAGAATCAGTCTTCCAACCAAAAGACTTTGCATCAACATTATTGCCACTTGTGTATGCAGGTTCACTTAATACAAGTGATGATTCCATTGCCTTTTGTGACCCTTTTTCCATGAAGAACGTTGATGTTAAGGGAAAGGTAGTTTTATGTGAGCAAGGCGGATTTGTTCGAAGAGTAGTTAAAGGTCAAGCGGTTAAAGATGCTGGCGGCGCTGCTATGATACTTGTTAACAGTGAACTTGAAGCTTTCAATCCAATTGCTGATGTTCATGTTCTACCAGCAGTCCATGTAAGTTACTCTGCTGGTTTATCCATCAAAGATTATATAAACTCAACTTCAACACCTATAGCCACAATCATATTCAAAGGAACTGTTATTGGAAATCCACTTGCCCCTCAAGTTGCTTCATTTTCCTCAAGAGGTCCAAGCAAATCAAGCCCTGGAATTCTTAAACCGGACATAATTGGACCTGGATTGAACATTATAGCAGCATGGCCTATATCATTAGACAATAGTACTATATCTCCGTTTAACATAATTTCAGGTACCTCAATGTCTTGTCCTCATCTCAGTGGCATTGCCGCGCTGTTGAAAAACTCTCATCCAGATTGGTCACCAGCTGCTATAAAATCAGCAATCATGACAACTGCTAATACTCTCAACCTTCATGAAAAGCCTATTTTGGACCAAAGGCTTAAACCAGCTGATTTATTTGCCGTTGGTGCCGGACATGTTAACCCTTTAAAAGCGAACGATCCAGGACTTGTTTATGATATTGAAGCAAATGATTATGTTCCttatttgtgtggtttgaattACACCGATATACAAGTTGGAGTAATTTTGCAACAGAAAGTGAAATGCTCCGAGGTAAAGAGCATACCACAGGCACAACTTAATTATCCatcattttctattattttagggTCTTCGTCGCAGTTTTATACTAGAACACTGACAAATGTTGGACCTGTTAA ctacactTACAATGTGGTAATTGATGCGCCTTTAGCAGTCGGTATAAGTGTAGGCCCATCTGAAATAACATTCACTGAGGTGAAGCAAAAGGTTACATACTTCGTTGATTTTGTACCCGAAGACAACAAGATTAGAGGTGATAACATGATTGCTCAGGGGTCTATCAAATGGGTTTCTGGAAAGTATTCTGTTAGCATTCCTATATCTGTCATCTTTGTGTGA
- the LOC123909938 gene encoding leucoanthocyanidin dioxygenase-like codes for MATVAQRVESLALSGISSIPKEYVRPKEELTNIGNIFDEEKKQGPQVPTIDIKEINSSDEFVRRNCREKLKKAAEEWGVMNLVNHGISEELLNRLKKAGETFFKLPIEEKEKYANDQSDGKIQGYGSKLANNASGQLEWEDYFFHCIFPKDKRDLSIWPKTPADYTEVTTEYAKELRGLASKIMEVLSLELGLEGGRLEKEVGGMEELLLQMKINYYPICPQPELALGVEAHTDVSSLTFLLHNMVPGLQLFYEGKWVTAKCVPGSILMHIGDTIEILSNGKYKSILHRGLVNKEKVRISWAVFCEPPKEKIILKPLPELVTEIEPARFPPRTFAQHIHHKLFRKSEEEKKDDPKI; via the exons ATGGCAACCGTGGCACAAAGAGTTGAAAGCTTAGCATTGAGTGGAATATCATCAATTCCAAAAGAATATGTGAGACCAAAAGAAGAATTAACAAACATAGGTAACATatttgatgaagaaaaaaaacaagggCCACAAGTTCCAACAATtgatataaaagaaataaactCTTCAGATGAATTTGTTAGAAGAAATTGTAGGGAGAAGCTTAAGAAAGCTGCTGAGGAATGGGGTGTGATGAATTTGGTGAATCATGGTATTTCTGAAGAATTACTTAACCGACTTAAAAAAGCTGGTGAAACTTTTTTTAAGTTAcctattgaagaaaaagaaaagtatgCTAATGATCAAAGTGATGGGAAGATTCAAGGGTATGGAAGTAAATTAGCTAATAATGCTAGTGGTCAACTTGAATGGGAAGATTATTTCTTTCATTGTATTTTTCCTAAGGATAAGCGTGACTTATCCATTTGGCCTAAGACTCCAGCTGATTATAC TGAGGTCACAACTGAATATGCAAAGGAACTAAGAGGCTTAGCTAGCAAGATAATGGAAGTCTTATCTCTTGAACTTGGCTTAGAAGGAGGAAGGTTAGAGAAAGAAGTTGGTGGAATGGAAGAGCTTTTacttcaaatgaaaataaactaTTACCCAATTTGCCCTCAGCCAGAATTAGCACTTGGAGTTGAAGCTCATACAGATGTAAGTTCACTTACTTTCTTACTCCACAACATGGTACCAGGTTTGCAACTTTTTTATGAGGGCAAATGGGTCACAGCAAAATGTGTACCTGGTTCAATTCTAATGCATATTGGTGACACAATTGAGATTCTTAGTAATGGAAAGTACAAAAGTATCCTTCACCGTGGATTGGTTAATAAGGAAAAAGTTAGAATATCTTGGGCAGTGTTTTGTGAACCACCTAAGGAGAAAATTATTCTTAAGCCACTTCCTGAACTTGTCACTGAAATTGAACCAGCACGTTTTCCGCCTCGTACTTTCGCTCAGCATATTCATCACAAACTTTTTAGGAAGAGTGAAGAGGAGAAGAAAGATGATCCCAAAATTTGA
- the LOC123909936 gene encoding PGR5-like protein 1A, chloroplastic, producing the protein MASKLLAFTLTCPRPFTASTAPFPSSTTLLPTFSTFASRLHPIQLNADRHSYLRRSLFVFPAKATSDQQDGKVEEDGVVDSKILQYCSIDQKEKKSLGELEQDFLQALQAFYYEGKATMSNEEFDNLKEELMWEGSTVVMLSSSEQKFLEASIAYVSGKPIISDKEFDELKMKLKIEGSDIVAEGPRCSLRSRKVYSDLSVDYLKAFLLKVPATVVALGLFFFLDDVTGFEINYLIAIPEPFSFILTWFAAVPFILWFAQSITNAIIKDFLILKGPCPNCATENTSFFGTILSISSGNSTNKVKCENCGTVMVYDSTTRLITLPEGSNA; encoded by the exons atgGCTAGCAAATTATTAGCATTCACATTAACATGTCCACGTCCATTTACTGCCTCTACAGCACCATTTCCAAGTTCAACAACTTTGCTTCCAACATTCTCCACTTTTGCTTCTAGACTCCATCCTATTCAACTCAATGCCGACCGACACTCTTACCTTCGTCGAAGCCTATTTGTGTTTCCCGCCAAAGCTACATCTGATCAACAAG ATGGCAAGGTTGAAGAAGATGGTGTTGTTGATAGTAAAATCTTACAATATTGTAGCATTGACcaaaaagagaagaaatcaCTTGGTGAACTTGAGCAAGATTTTCTTCAAGCACTACAA GCATTCTACTATGAGGGAAAGGCAACTATGTCAAATGAGGAATTTGATAATCTCAAAGAAGAACTCATGTGGGAAGGAAGCACTGTTGTAATGCTAA GTTCTTCTGAGCAAAAATTTCTGGAAGCATCTATTGCTTATGTGTCTGGAAAACCAATCATCAGTGATAAAGAGTTTGATGAATTAAAAATGAAGCTAAAG ATTGAAGGGAGTGATATTGTTGCCGAGGGTCCCCGGTGCAGTCTTCGTAGTAGAAAG GTTTACAGTGACCTTTCGGTTGATTATTTAAAGGCATTCCTACTGAAAGTCCCAGCAACTGTTGTTGCATTAGGATT GTTCTTCTTCCTTGATGATGTGACTGGATTCGAGATCAATTATCTTATAGCG ATTCCAGAACCTTTTAGTTTCATTTTGACATGGTTTGCTGCTGTTCCCTTCATTCTGTGGTTTGCTCAGTCAATTACAAATGCAATTATAAAAGATTTCTTGATTCTGAAG gGTCCATGTCCTAATTGTGCTACTGAAAACACATCCTTCTTTGGGACTATATTGTCAATTTCAAGTGGCAATTCAACTAACAAAGTCAAATGTGAGAA TTGTGGAACTGTGATGGTATATGATTCAACAACAAGATTGATTACACTGCCAGAAGGAAGTAATGCATAA
- the LOC123911017 gene encoding expansin-A7-like — protein MASIFQARSFMLIAYAMMFTLMGEPTVAVVIFRPSKWSLAHATFYGDETASETMGGACGYGNLFQNGYGTDTVALSSTLFNNGYACGSCFQIKCYQSSACYRNVAFTTVTATNLCPPNWSKPSDNGGWCNPPRVHFDMAKPAFMKIAQWKAGIVPVMYRRVPCQRKGGIRFSFQGNGYWLLVYVMNVGGGGDISSMMVKGSRTGWIKMSHNWGASYQAFSTLGGQALSFRITSYTTKETIIAWNVAPSNWNVGLTYSASTNFH, from the exons ATGGCATCTATTTTTCAAGCTCGTAGCTTCATGTTGATTGCTTATGCAATGATGTTCACTTTGATGGGAGAACCAACAGTAGCTGTGGTGATATTTAGACCCAGTAAATGGTCTCTTGCTCATGCCACATTTTATGGAGATGAAACTGCTTCTGAAACAATGG GAGGAGCATGTGGATACGGTAATCTGTTTCAGAATGGTTATGGGACAGATACAGTGGCATTAAGCTCGACGTTGTTCAACAATGGTTATGCGTGTGGGAGTTGTTTCCAGATTAAATGCTACCAATCAAGTGCATGTTATAGAAATGTGGCCTTCACCACTGTCACAGCCACTAATCTCTGTCCTCCTAATTGGTCGAAACCCTCCGATAATGGTGGATGGTGTAACCCACCACGAGTTCATTTCGACATGGCCAAACCCGCTTTCATGAAAATTGCACAGTGGAAAGCTGGTATCGTCCCTGTTATGTACCGCAG ggTTCCATGCCAAAGAAAGGGAGGGATTAGATTCTCTTTCCAAGGAAATGGGTACTGGCTATTGGTGTATGTGATGAATGTAGGAGGTGGAGGAGATATTTCAAGCATGATGGTGAAAGGAAGTAGAACAGGATGGATTAAAATGAGCCATAACTGGGGTGCTTCCTACCAAGCATTTTCAACACTAGGTGGTCAAGCTCTATCTTTCAGGATTACTTCCTACACCACTAAGGAAACTATTATTGCATGGAATGTTGCTCCTTCTAATTGGAACGTGGGACTCACTTATTCTGCTAGCACCAACTTCCACTGA